The genomic DNA TGATTTTTCGGCGGGCGGCGGCAAGGAGGGTGAGGAGTTTTTTGTCTTTTCaggtggttgttgttgttttcGCTTTCTGTCTGGGAGATGATGGGAATGACGATCGCGGTGGGTACATCTTCTCCTGGGCAGATGACGAGATGAGAGGGTTCGCACTCCTGGCAGCGGAGGAAGTGAGGTCGCTGTAGCATTTGCTAGCGATGTAACTTTCGCGACTTAGGGATTGTGGTCCTCTTTTTGATGACGATGGAAGCAACAACAATTACAATAACACATGCAGACAGTGGATAGACAAACGGACGCATCTTACCTTTTGAACTGACAGATCATTTTTCAATTCACGTTCTTGGATGTCCGGAGGAGAACATTGGCACCCAAGGATCTTGACTTCTGTTTCTCTGCTGAATCTGTTTCTATTTTCTGCTCTATCATGAAACTCACACTCACATGCTGACTGGTATCATCACTTcatgtcttcctcctcgtcacccATCAAGCACTCCTTCCCTCAACGCCGCGCTAAAAACAAAATTGTCATCCAGTAATGTAATGCTGCTATATGTACAGACACTTAGTCCCCTTAGTCCCACTCATGAGCTGCTGGGTTTGGTGTTTCTGTTCAGAGATAAATGCCCAGGGCCATGTTCATGATGCTTGCCGAGTTGTTCTTCAGGCACCCCGCCAGGCAGGTCTGCGGTGGAGACGTGCGTTTGCTCGCCTGAGGCTACTGTTGGGGAGCTACTCTGGCCTGTCTCGTTGCCCTGAGGTCGTTGGTCGACCCACAGAGGCTTTTTATCGGATGTGCCATCCGTTGTAGCAGACGAGGTGATTTCATTTCGGACGCTGTCTTGGGTGGGTGCACTTCTTGTGTTTGTTGAAGAGGTTGCAGGAATGTTGTTCGCGCTGCTATGAGCTGAAGCGGTGCTTGGGTTCTTCGAAACATCTTTACTCTGACTGACATCGGCTGCAGTAGTCTCGTGCAAGGCTTTGCCATCAGGACCAACACTTTGAACTGTCTCGCGCTCGTCCTTGACATCATCCTTGTCGCTGTTTGGATCCGTCTTCATACTGCTAGCGCGGCTGATGTCTGCACTTGCCGAGTCTGCTTCTCGCAAGCCTAGCTTCTTCTCAATGTCATTTGAGTGTTTATCATTTCCGCCCTTCCAGTCAGCGGGCCGGGCTTGAGGAATGCTTTCCGTTGATCCGGATGGCTCTGTCACTGTCACAGCAGGTTTATTCTCCAGGTCGACTGCCTTCCACACAACTTGGATTTTGTCAAAGCACTTCGTCCCCTTTCGTGAGGAACCTTTGATACCGTCCATGGCGTCGAAGTCAATGGTGAACACACCACTGTCATCAGGCTTGCCATCTTGCTCAGGCCCGTTGCCTTCAAAGAAGGTGTTGAACCAGACGTGAGCCACAGACGTGACCATTGTAAATCCACCATACTTGCTCTTGTTTCGTCTTTCGAAGTCCACGTTGACATCGGAGCTAGGCAGGACGATCCTCTCCTTTGGAACGAAGACCACATCTCCACCGCTTcgatcgtcgtcatcaggTTTTCTCTCAACGActtcctcggccttctcTGCTTGTTTTACTTGTTTGCCAGCGTCTGCAGCAgtttcggccttcttcttgcccatgAGTTCCATAGCGACGTCTGCGAATCCGGTATCCTTTCTGATTTCCCCACGTATTGTCTTCCGCTCATCCTTGTGGAAGGTGTGAAAGCACTTGATAATCTTGCCTTCGTCCACGTATCCCTCGATGCCAATTTTGACGCCATCCCTCAAACCCCAAACGTGCAGCTCCACGATCTCAGTCGGTCGGTCGACGTATGGCTTCTTCCCGCTGTTCGTCCATCGCTCCACATACATGAGAGTCCTGATCTGACTGGGTATACTGATTCCATTTCCGAAGCCAGGGCGCATCCGTCGATCTGTAAACCTCTTCATTGCATCTTCTCGAGCCCATCCCTCCTCACTGATCAGGTACGAGCAGGAGATGGTACCACTGCGACCCTTTCCAGCCTTGCAATGCACAACAGCAACTCtgccctccttctctttGTCTTTGAGCCACTGCTTCATGCTCCCCATAATCAGCGGCACGAGCGCAAAGGGCGGCGGATGGTGATCGGGCCATGGGTAATGCCGGATTCTGCCATAGACCTCTTCATCGGGATAGCCAGTGCCCTCTGCACGGAACTCCCAAATCGACCAGTTCTCCTTGTGCTTGGAGTCCAAGAACTTCACAAGGTCCTTGAGTGGGTTGCGGTATGCGAGTTGCGGATATGTGCCCGAGGGCCCGGAAGTTGCAATGATGTTGTCGGTGACATAGCACAGATCCAGCCCGGCTTCGTCGTGTCGCGCACGCGGACTGGCCACGATCTGGCGGAGAAGGTCCATGCTATACTGTAGTACAGCGGTCCAGTACAGTGTCAGCACGACATGTTCCAGCGGCTTAAAGAAAGTCGAGTTGCACTGAGGCTATGCAGGAACACCAGGACCCTGGTCGATGACGTTGAATTCGGTGAAGGCGAGCGGCGAGCTGCAGCAACTTCGCTTCCAGCCAAGCTCcgcatttcttcttctctacaCTTCGAATCTACACTTTTCTTCCATGCGCCATGACCTAGTTGGAGCACGATTGTTTGCACAGCCTCGTGATCTGCGAAGAACCGACCCAGCAATTGATACAAGTCCTGCAACCCATTCCAGCGTCCTGGACGCCACAGACATCAGTCGATCAGCCTAGACGGACATGTTCACTTGCCAGCGAACACAGCCTCTCAGACCAGCAGATTATTCGCGTGGTTGGAAATAGCTGCCGGAACTGAGCATTCAGAACAGAACAAATTAAACAGGAGCGGCTCGATTCGATAACACATACATTACACACAGTTCTTACTTGCACGGTGGTATCTATATTTTTCTTTTTATGTCTGCTTCGATCCTCTAACGTCTTTCCTTTGCAATGCTTCCATTTCGCTCATGCTGATTTTACATGAAAATTTAGTCGAGACCTAGGACCATCTCGCAAGACGCTCTCCCAATTGCCCACATAGATCAAACAATGCATTCCAAAGTGTGGAGCACCACACATTACTCGGAACCCGCCGAGCACAGCATGCCCTATGCCCTCCTACACTCTTAAAATATTCTCAAGCCAAGGGATgtcgcttcctcctcttgaATATTGAATACATCACAACCAATCCAAcaagcatcgcagcagcaaccgaTCCTGAGACAATTCCCGCTATTTGTCCCGCCCGCGTGTTTGTATTTTGACCTGCTTGAGCCATCGGATCGTCTGTCTTCATAGCACctgttgttgaagaagtcatgCTTTGCGAGTGTGATTTGTCCGACATGGTGCTGGTCGTGAACGTTGTCAAAGAGTCACTCGAAGTTGAAATCCCAAGCACGATGTCTGTGCCGGTCGATGTTATCGTATATGAGGCCTCGGTGGCTGACGCTGTGGGATTGG from Cercospora beticola chromosome 3, complete sequence includes the following:
- a CDS encoding uncharacterized protein (BUSCO:EOG09262341), with translation MDLLRQIVASPRARHDEAGLDLCYVTDNIIATSGPSGTYPQLAYRNPLKDLVKFLDSKHKENWSIWEFRAEGTGYPDEEVYGRIRHYPWPDHHPPPFALVPLIMGSMKQWLKDKEKEGRVAVVHCKAGKGRSGTISCSYLISEEGWAREDAMKRFTDRRMRPGFGNGISIPSQIRTLMYVERWTNSGKKPYVDRPTEIVELHVWGLRDGVKIGIEGYVDEGKIIKCFHTFHKDERKTIRGEIRKDTGFADVAMELMGKKKAETAADAGKQVKQAEKAEEVVERKPDDDDRSGGDVVFVPKERIVLPSSDVNVDFERRNKSKYGGFTMVTSVAHVWFNTFFEGNGPEQDGKPDDSGVFTIDFDAMDGIKGSSRKGTKCFDKIQVVWKAVDLENKPAVTVTEPSGSTESIPQARPADWKGGNDKHSNDIEKKLGLREADSASADISRASSMKTDPNSDKDDVKDERETVQSVGPDGKALHETTAADVSQSKDVSKNPSTASAHSSANNIPATSSTNTRSAPTQDSVRNEITSSATTDGTSDKKPLWVDQRPQGNETGQSSSPTVASGEQTHVSTADLPGGVPEEQLGKHHEHGPGHLSLNRNTKPSSS